In the genome of Deinococcus sp. YIM 77859, one region contains:
- a CDS encoding M23 family metallopeptidase, translating to MRRIAALSAVITLSAILAACGNSEIAQQSPQTESTASPAVDPGQVQRIYAETDKYLLFAGTRQQDGARIQDGRLWLRDKQSGQTRLLEDSAQFGRNYLVQGAALAPQNDFAYAVISVPDAQRGQNDYLVRIAVDSNTQQVLGTDRDLGVFLFNGYSLAVSPDGRNLAFKASSFESKAEPGVRRDDPHYASEGQALQEENYIYELPVTRTLAAQGLTKQSIMRKVALDDGQGLMPRYAANGTLSTVATPVAFSKGTELQPQAQAYNLRVPMEINAFFIYRAYNYMTHTGNDSYALDWGRDGNGDGVGDCGYNIVAANRGRVTTAKWTDTGYGYYIVLNHDIADGLGGNLQAKTLYAHITDLSKVYLDQVVTPGTVIATLNKTGSGSGNVCHLHFAYRTLSDSPIKPATSLKPMLGMGPTSTPNGSGSCPITGFENANTATFYRYYPC from the coding sequence ATGCGTCGAATTGCCGCTCTCTCCGCCGTCATCACCCTCTCCGCCATCCTTGCCGCCTGCGGCAACTCCGAGATCGCACAACAATCTCCCCAGACTGAATCCACAGCGTCCCCTGCGGTGGACCCCGGCCAGGTGCAACGCATCTATGCCGAGACCGACAAGTACCTGCTCTTTGCGGGCACACGGCAGCAGGACGGTGCCCGCATCCAGGACGGTCGGCTGTGGCTGCGCGACAAGCAGAGCGGTCAGACTAGGCTGCTCGAAGACAGTGCACAGTTCGGCCGGAACTACCTCGTGCAGGGCGCTGCACTGGCACCGCAAAACGACTTTGCCTACGCCGTGATCTCGGTGCCGGACGCCCAGCGGGGCCAGAACGATTACCTTGTACGTATCGCAGTGGACAGCAACACGCAGCAGGTACTCGGCACTGACCGCGACCTCGGGGTCTTCCTCTTCAATGGGTACAGCCTCGCGGTCTCCCCGGACGGCCGCAACCTCGCCTTCAAAGCCAGCAGTTTCGAGTCGAAGGCTGAACCCGGCGTTCGGCGCGACGACCCACACTACGCTTCTGAGGGCCAAGCGCTGCAAGAAGAGAATTACATCTATGAGCTGCCCGTCACGCGAACGCTCGCCGCCCAGGGACTCACCAAGCAGAGCATTATGCGAAAGGTGGCCCTCGACGACGGGCAGGGCCTGATGCCCAGGTACGCGGCCAATGGCACGCTGTCCACCGTGGCCACTCCCGTTGCTTTCTCTAAGGGAACGGAGTTGCAACCGCAGGCGCAGGCGTACAACCTGCGCGTGCCGATGGAGATCAACGCGTTCTTCATCTACCGCGCGTACAACTACATGACCCACACCGGCAACGACTCCTACGCCCTCGACTGGGGCCGGGACGGGAACGGTGACGGGGTGGGTGACTGCGGGTACAACATCGTCGCGGCCAACCGTGGGCGCGTCACGACCGCCAAATGGACCGACACAGGGTACGGCTACTACATCGTCCTGAACCACGACATCGCTGACGGCCTGGGTGGCAACCTCCAGGCGAAGACGCTGTACGCCCACATCACCGACCTCAGCAAGGTGTATCTCGATCAGGTGGTGACGCCAGGCACAGTAATCGCCACACTCAACAAGACAGGTTCCGGTTCCGGCAACGTGTGCCATCTGCACTTCGCGTACCGGACCCTCAGTGATTCTCCAATTAAACCTGCGACCTCTCTGAAGCCCATGTTGGGAATGGGGCCGACATCAACACCGAATGGCAGCGGATCGTGCCCGATCACAGGGTTTGAGAACGCCAATACGGCGACGTTCTACCGCTACTATCCCTGTTAA
- a CDS encoding tetratricopeptide repeat protein: MSLPARPKNRRVLPRWRDTRAAVETGEMRSLQRAGADEKARAQQAGVQRLVTLQREFGAKPSVGRAAELTGAAALMNRPDVAEEAAAYLLLHAEQTTPAALASARTLLALPVPGEAALQAPQSTGLLTVQAEVRRLRPLLREFPHNPLMHLDLARAYAALGQAQRAERHLQLALALAPQHRFALRTAVRFHVHTHDPRAAVTLLRRSDRTPHDPWLIAAEISASMVAGVAPRFVRRARDLVENWDLDPLHISELAAALGTLELKDGGKSKHVRKMFRQALEQPTENAVAQVQWVAPQVQVPLDEQQLKSVPRNFEMRAWERYSLSRFEAARDAFECWLQDEPYAATPVTMAAYLAGALDPTPARAIELTRLGLTAHPADEVMLNNMAYYLASDDQLDDAETYLRRAQAATAPGNVWNGANLVATQGLLLFRRGQPDAGVHLYEAAAALAKRNALPQRAVIAQLNLARELLRGGDERAPAVLLRALEEARACTSPDVDLAVAHLRAQMQRLGVPPEVLPPTLFR; the protein is encoded by the coding sequence GTGAGCTTGCCCGCGAGGCCCAAGAACCGCCGGGTGCTTCCCCGTTGGCGGGACACGCGCGCCGCCGTCGAAACCGGGGAAATGCGGAGTTTGCAGCGTGCCGGCGCGGACGAGAAAGCCCGCGCGCAGCAGGCGGGCGTGCAGCGGCTGGTGACCCTGCAACGGGAGTTCGGGGCGAAGCCCAGCGTGGGCCGGGCGGCGGAACTGACGGGTGCGGCGGCCTTGATGAACCGGCCCGACGTGGCGGAAGAAGCCGCCGCCTACCTGCTGCTGCATGCCGAGCAGACGACGCCCGCCGCCCTGGCGTCGGCACGGACACTGCTGGCCCTCCCGGTGCCAGGTGAGGCCGCTCTCCAGGCACCGCAGAGTACCGGTCTGCTGACCGTCCAGGCGGAGGTCCGCCGGCTGCGGCCCCTCCTGCGCGAGTTCCCGCACAACCCCCTGATGCACCTGGACCTGGCGCGCGCCTACGCGGCCCTGGGGCAGGCGCAGCGGGCCGAGCGGCATCTTCAGCTGGCCCTCGCGTTGGCGCCGCAGCACCGCTTTGCCCTGCGCACCGCCGTGCGGTTTCACGTGCACACGCACGACCCCCGCGCGGCCGTGACGCTCCTGCGCCGCTCAGACCGCACGCCGCACGATCCCTGGCTGATCGCCGCGGAAATCAGCGCGTCCATGGTGGCGGGGGTCGCGCCCCGGTTTGTTCGCCGGGCCCGTGACCTGGTGGAGAACTGGGACCTCGACCCCCTCCACATCAGTGAGCTGGCCGCGGCGCTGGGGACGCTGGAACTCAAGGATGGGGGGAAAAGCAAGCACGTGCGGAAGATGTTCCGGCAGGCCCTCGAGCAGCCCACCGAGAACGCGGTCGCGCAGGTGCAGTGGGTGGCGCCGCAGGTGCAGGTGCCCCTGGACGAGCAACAGTTGAAGAGTGTTCCCCGGAACTTCGAGATGCGTGCCTGGGAGCGGTACAGCCTGTCCCGTTTTGAGGCCGCGCGGGACGCCTTCGAGTGCTGGCTGCAGGACGAGCCGTACGCCGCCACGCCGGTGACCATGGCGGCGTACCTGGCCGGTGCCCTGGATCCCACCCCGGCCCGGGCGATTGAACTGACCCGGCTCGGTCTCACGGCACATCCGGCCGACGAAGTCATGCTGAACAACATGGCCTACTACCTGGCCAGCGACGATCAACTGGACGACGCGGAGACCTACCTGCGACGCGCCCAGGCGGCTACGGCACCGGGGAACGTCTGGAACGGGGCGAATCTGGTGGCCACGCAGGGCCTGCTGCTGTTCCGGCGGGGCCAGCCGGACGCAGGCGTCCACCTCTACGAGGCGGCGGCGGCCCTGGCCAAGCGCAATGCGCTCCCGCAGCGCGCCGTGATTGCCCAGCTCAACCTTGCCCGGGAGCTGCTCCGCGGCGGCGATGAGCGGGCACCGGCGGTGCTTCTCCGGGCGCTGGAGGAAGCGCGGGCCTGCACCTCGCCGGACGTGGACCTCGCCGTGGCGCATCTGCGGGCCCAGATGCAGCGCCTCGGGGTCCCCCCGGAGGTTCTGCCCCCCACGCTCTTCAGGTGA
- a CDS encoding protein kinase, translating into MTSPPPTISTHPALFLHGLTLEGGWRVTGRATTVKGQPAGGHQSVGYFVERADGHPGFLKAIDLSGIIQARNVMRALQEVTEQFNFEVSLLEHCSDMRLSRVVHAIDHGEHRIPGALIPVPYIVFDRADGDVRDHLEATTVDDVWLLRCIHHVAVGLHQLHTARFAHNDVKPANVLVFEALGSKIGDLGTAVDASGTSPHGGKAFAGSWDCAPPEVPYLAEQVDAWQHGRRCDLYMLGGLITFLFTHQHFNTFLKRELPEELLPLFWGGDFTGPFEEALPHLLAAFDRAAREVEVALRPRLHPSVAGEVTRSIRELCHPDPARRGHPRNLSGLNPLGLERYISLYDRLVMKAGLARKRGSRP; encoded by the coding sequence ATGACGTCACCCCCGCCCACGATCAGCACGCATCCCGCTCTGTTCTTGCACGGTTTGACCCTGGAGGGGGGCTGGCGTGTCACCGGACGGGCGACCACCGTCAAAGGGCAGCCGGCCGGCGGGCATCAATCTGTGGGGTACTTCGTCGAGCGCGCAGACGGGCACCCGGGGTTTCTGAAGGCCATCGACCTGTCGGGCATCATTCAGGCCAGGAACGTCATGCGGGCGCTTCAGGAGGTCACCGAGCAGTTCAACTTCGAGGTGAGCCTGCTCGAGCACTGCAGCGACATGCGCCTGAGCCGGGTCGTCCACGCGATTGATCACGGTGAGCACCGCATCCCTGGCGCCCTCATCCCGGTGCCGTACATCGTGTTCGACCGGGCCGACGGGGACGTCCGCGACCATCTGGAGGCGACGACCGTCGACGACGTCTGGCTGCTGAGGTGCATCCACCATGTGGCGGTGGGCCTGCACCAGCTCCACACCGCCAGGTTCGCGCACAACGACGTCAAGCCGGCCAACGTGCTGGTGTTCGAGGCGCTGGGGTCGAAGATCGGGGACCTGGGGACCGCGGTGGACGCTTCCGGGACTTCCCCGCATGGCGGCAAAGCGTTCGCGGGCAGCTGGGACTGCGCGCCTCCCGAAGTGCCGTACCTCGCCGAGCAGGTGGACGCCTGGCAGCATGGTCGGCGCTGCGACCTGTACATGCTGGGCGGCCTGATCACGTTTCTCTTCACGCACCAGCACTTCAACACCTTCCTGAAGCGGGAGTTGCCGGAGGAGCTGCTGCCGCTCTTCTGGGGCGGGGACTTCACCGGGCCGTTCGAGGAGGCCCTGCCGCACCTGCTGGCGGCCTTCGACCGTGCCGCCCGTGAGGTGGAGGTGGCGCTCCGGCCACGCCTGCACCCCAGTGTCGCTGGCGAGGTGACGCGCAGCATCCGGGAACTCTGCCACCCGGACCCCGCGCGCCGGGGGCATCCCCGCAACCTGTCCGGCCTCAACCCGCTCGGTCTGGAGCGGTACATCAGCCTGTACGACCGCCTGGTGATGAAAGCCGGTCTCGCGCGGAAACGGGGGAGCAGGCCGTGA
- a CDS encoding cell wall metabolism sensor histidine kinase WalK gives MRLFPRLLLNHLVVVIVTASVLLVVAELSAQPFIQHHVAQMMELLGAPGNHMRSDLTNGMRVTLTRALLAALPLALLVAVLTAWVAARRVTASVRHLQAGSRAIASGQYDRRLPEDGEDELTELARSFNTMAGALARVEQTRAELIGNVAHELRTPVAAVRGYAEAAQDGILPADKALAAIAREVAGMERLAHDLSLVSRVEGGRVELHLRSVPLRDLLRQAQDRFHLAFEDRPVTLQVDLPAAEVVVWVDAQRAQQVLANLLSNALKHTPAGGTVRVSADVHGPVVTVAVADTGSGIAPEHLDRVFERFYRVDAARTPGEGSGVGLTIARGLARAMQGDLTATSAPGQGSTFRWTVPLSPAPARLPQR, from the coding sequence ATGCGCCTGTTCCCCCGCCTGCTGCTCAACCACCTCGTCGTCGTGATCGTCACGGCGTCCGTGCTGCTGGTGGTCGCGGAGCTGAGTGCGCAGCCATTTATCCAGCATCACGTGGCGCAGATGATGGAACTGCTCGGCGCGCCAGGCAACCACATGCGCTCGGATCTGACCAACGGCATGCGCGTCACCCTGACCCGCGCCCTGCTCGCGGCGCTGCCCCTGGCGCTGCTCGTCGCGGTCCTGACCGCCTGGGTCGCGGCACGGCGGGTGACCGCCTCCGTGCGTCACCTGCAGGCGGGGAGCCGGGCAATCGCCAGCGGCCAGTATGACCGCCGCCTGCCGGAAGACGGGGAGGACGAACTCACGGAACTCGCGCGGAGTTTCAACACCATGGCGGGCGCCCTCGCGCGGGTCGAGCAGACGCGCGCGGAACTGATTGGGAATGTCGCCCACGAGCTGCGCACCCCGGTCGCCGCCGTGCGGGGGTACGCGGAGGCGGCGCAGGACGGCATTCTCCCCGCCGACAAGGCCCTGGCCGCCATTGCCCGGGAGGTGGCGGGCATGGAACGCCTGGCGCACGATCTCAGCCTGGTGAGCCGCGTCGAGGGCGGGCGGGTCGAGCTGCACCTGAGGAGCGTCCCGCTGCGGGACCTGCTCCGTCAGGCCCAGGACCGCTTCCACCTGGCCTTCGAGGACCGCCCCGTCACCCTGCAGGTGGACCTGCCCGCGGCCGAGGTCGTGGTGTGGGTGGATGCCCAGCGCGCGCAGCAGGTGCTCGCCAACCTGCTGAGCAACGCGCTGAAGCACACCCCGGCAGGCGGAACGGTGCGGGTCTCGGCGGACGTGCACGGGCCAGTGGTCACCGTCGCGGTCGCGGACACCGGCAGCGGCATCGCGCCCGAACACCTGGACCGCGTGTTCGAACGGTTTTACCGGGTGGACGCCGCCCGCACCCCTGGGGAAGGCAGCGGCGTGGGTCTCACCATCGCCCGCGGCCTCGCCCGGGCGATGCAGGGCGACCTGACCGCGACCTCAGCGCCCGGGCAGGGGAGCACCTTCCGCTGGACCGTCCCGCTGAGTCCCGCGCCAGCCCGCCTGCCGCAACGGTAG
- a CDS encoding response regulator transcription factor: MAVVLIVDDDPAILEILTAYLAAEGHSVVIEDDGLAALPLLARADVAVIDWMLPGMSGVELTAHARREHPQLPVLLLTARGEVEDRLAGLNAGADDYVVKPFSPREVVARVRALLRRVGVRERIEAGPLAMDLAGRSATLHGQPLPLSRTEFDLLATLAQHPGLVWSRERLIERVWGPEYPGVTRVVDIHITALRRKLGDDAEAPTFIETVRGLGYRFRED; the protein is encoded by the coding sequence ATGGCTGTCGTTCTGATCGTGGACGACGACCCGGCCATCCTGGAAATCCTCACCGCGTACCTGGCGGCGGAGGGCCACTCGGTGGTGATCGAGGATGACGGTCTGGCGGCCCTGCCGCTGCTGGCCCGGGCCGACGTGGCGGTGATCGACTGGATGTTGCCGGGCATGAGCGGTGTGGAACTCACCGCCCACGCCCGCCGGGAACACCCGCAGCTGCCGGTGCTGCTGCTCACCGCCCGCGGTGAGGTGGAAGACCGTCTGGCGGGCCTGAATGCCGGGGCCGACGATTACGTGGTGAAGCCGTTCAGCCCCCGGGAGGTGGTGGCGCGCGTCCGGGCCCTGCTGCGCCGCGTGGGGGTGCGGGAACGGATCGAGGCGGGGCCGCTCGCCATGGACCTGGCCGGGCGGTCCGCGACGCTGCACGGTCAGCCGCTCCCGCTCTCCCGCACGGAATTCGACCTGCTGGCGACGCTCGCGCAGCACCCCGGGCTGGTCTGGTCGCGGGAACGGCTGATCGAGCGCGTGTGGGGCCCGGAGTACCCCGGCGTGACGCGCGTCGTGGACATCCACATCACCGCGCTGCGCCGCAAACTCGGTGACGACGCGGAAGCGCCGACCTTCATTGAGACGGTGCGGGGCCTGGGGTACCGTTTCCGGGAGGACTGA
- the lgt gene encoding prolipoprotein diacylglyceryl transferase — MDPVFLKIGSFTIAWYGVLITLGIVAGVWVGTRLARERGLNVNLFNDMILWMIVWGLVGARLVFVLTSWHQFAGIPFPRVLLDIVNLRAGGISIHGGLIGGILVLLYYTWRYKLNFYQYADLCVPGVAFGIIGGRIGNIMNGTDTVGRVTGWPIGFHWPASARAFHQGMCVPNPNPDLDLSRYCQEIGGQLVMTAPVHFTQLYGVIIGIILAVAAFFWLRSRKAGWAFWQFWLWYSILRAGWEETFRLNPLPLKTYLNQGLQAPGIGLFTETHLISIPLILVSLWMLWRLRHQPDPRDRAVTTSKVRPSSPSEHP, encoded by the coding sequence ATGGACCCTGTTTTCCTGAAAATCGGCAGTTTCACGATTGCCTGGTATGGCGTGCTGATCACGCTGGGCATCGTGGCGGGCGTGTGGGTGGGTACCCGGCTGGCCCGCGAGCGCGGCCTGAACGTGAACCTCTTCAACGACATGATCCTGTGGATGATCGTCTGGGGGCTGGTGGGGGCGCGGCTGGTGTTCGTGCTGACCTCCTGGCACCAGTTCGCGGGCATCCCCTTTCCGCGCGTGCTGCTGGACATCGTCAACCTGCGGGCGGGTGGTATCTCCATCCACGGTGGGCTGATCGGTGGGATTCTGGTGCTGCTGTACTACACCTGGCGCTACAAGCTCAATTTCTACCAGTACGCCGACCTGTGTGTCCCCGGCGTGGCCTTTGGGATCATCGGCGGGCGCATCGGGAACATCATGAACGGCACCGACACGGTCGGGCGGGTGACCGGCTGGCCCATCGGGTTCCACTGGCCCGCCTCCGCCCGCGCCTTCCACCAGGGCATGTGCGTCCCCAACCCGAACCCCGATCTGGACCTCTCCAGGTACTGTCAGGAGATCGGCGGGCAGCTCGTGATGACGGCGCCCGTCCACTTCACGCAGCTTTACGGGGTCATCATCGGCATCATCCTGGCCGTCGCCGCCTTCTTCTGGCTGCGCTCGCGCAAGGCGGGCTGGGCCTTCTGGCAGTTCTGGCTGTGGTACTCGATCCTGCGCGCCGGGTGGGAGGAAACCTTCCGCCTCAACCCCCTGCCGCTCAAGACGTATCTCAACCAGGGCCTCCAGGCGCCGGGCATCGGCCTCTTTACCGAGACGCACCTGATCAGCATTCCGCTGATTCTGGTCAGCCTCTGGATGTTGTGGCGGCTTCGCCATCAACCGGACCCACGTGACAGAGCAGTCACCACCTCCAAGGTAAGACCTTCTTCCCCCTCGGAGCACCCGTGA
- a CDS encoding DUF305 domain-containing protein has protein sequence MKRNLLLVAVLSVSGMGFAQGSMGGMDHGTMGGMSGQSGMSGQSGMSMKMDMSGLEKLGGKAFDRAFLSMMIPHHQMAVDMARAVLPVSKDASVKRWANAIIKAQESEIKQMNTLLRSYGGSDAAMANMMKSSMSGMADMVKKAKNPDVAFVQGMIPHHVSAIDMATLALQKSSDARVLKLARDIVRDQATEVHDFRLWLIKRGV, from the coding sequence GTGAAACGAAACCTTCTTTTGGTGGCCGTCCTCAGCGTCAGTGGGATGGGCTTCGCGCAGGGCAGCATGGGTGGAATGGATCACGGCACCATGGGCGGCATGTCGGGGCAAAGTGGCATGTCCGGTCAGAGTGGCATGTCTATGAAGATGGACATGAGCGGCCTGGAGAAGCTGGGGGGGAAGGCGTTTGACCGTGCCTTCCTGAGCATGATGATCCCGCACCACCAGATGGCCGTGGACATGGCCCGGGCGGTGCTGCCCGTCAGCAAGGATGCCAGCGTGAAGCGCTGGGCGAACGCGATCATCAAGGCGCAGGAGAGCGAAATCAAGCAGATGAACACACTGCTCAGGAGTTATGGCGGCAGTGACGCGGCCATGGCGAACATGATGAAGAGCAGCATGAGCGGGATGGCCGACATGGTGAAGAAGGCCAAGAACCCGGATGTGGCCTTCGTGCAGGGCATGATCCCCCACCACGTGTCCGCCATCGATATGGCCACCCTGGCGCTGCAGAAGAGCAGTGACGCCCGCGTCCTGAAGCTTGCCCGGGACATCGTGCGCGATCAGGCGACGGAAGTGCATGACTTCCGCCTGTGGCTGATCAAGCGCGGCGTGTAA
- a CDS encoding M23 family metallopeptidase, which translates to MRRQLLLALVLSSLHVAAAATVNAQPGDTLNRLAVRYGTTPQALARANPTLPQGALKAGTRVTLPPPATRMWTVRPGDTLSAIARREGTTVDALVAANRGLNPQQPLQVGQKLTLPSRLAAAPRSAATPVVRPASIRVTPVMPVTGRLTTPFRDGHEGVDLAAPSGTPIRAAAPGVVTESRFDARSGWGWTVVVDHGNGLQTRYSHNSANLVPVGRRVEAGQVIGRVGSTGNSTGPHLDYRVTVQEQPINPFSLD; encoded by the coding sequence ATGCGTCGTCAACTTCTGCTTGCCCTCGTCCTGTCCAGTCTCCATGTCGCTGCCGCAGCGACGGTGAATGCGCAACCGGGCGACACACTGAACCGTCTGGCCGTACGGTACGGCACCACCCCTCAGGCCCTGGCGCGCGCCAACCCGACCCTGCCGCAGGGTGCCCTGAAGGCGGGGACGCGCGTGACGCTGCCGCCCCCAGCCACCCGGATGTGGACGGTCCGGCCCGGCGATACCCTCTCGGCGATTGCCCGGCGTGAGGGGACCACGGTGGACGCCCTGGTGGCGGCCAACCGCGGCCTGAACCCACAGCAGCCCCTGCAGGTCGGCCAGAAGCTCACCTTGCCGTCCCGGTTAGCCGCCGCGCCGCGGTCCGCCGCCACGCCCGTCGTCCGGCCAGCGTCCATTCGCGTCACGCCGGTCATGCCCGTGACCGGCCGCTTGACCACCCCCTTCCGTGACGGGCACGAGGGGGTGGACCTGGCCGCGCCCAGCGGCACGCCCATCCGCGCCGCCGCACCCGGCGTGGTGACCGAGTCCCGCTTCGACGCCCGGAGCGGCTGGGGTTGGACGGTCGTCGTGGACCATGGCAACGGCCTGCAGACCCGCTACAGCCATAATTCCGCAAATCTGGTCCCGGTGGGCCGCCGCGTGGAAGCCGGACAGGTGATTGGCCGCGTCGGGAGTACCGGCAACAGCACCGGCCCCCACCTGGATTACCGCGTGACGGTGCAGGAGCAGCCCATCAACCCGTTCAGCCTGGACTGA
- a CDS encoding DUF1345 domain-containing protein, with translation MPEPAPLRETQDQWQRSWSRLLVASAAGITVALVLPAPSSGLVRIVAGWDAGAITLLALTWRFILRSSPARTRYAAAAEDPGRAAVNGVVLGSSLVSLVASAIVIEHAKRLEPGAPMLAIAVAVIAVLSGWFLTHTTYTLRYAHLYYSDGDEEAGPDGGLEFPGSKAPSALDFAYFAFVIGMTFQVSDVEISSPVIRRVALWQGMTAFWFNVAILALTLNVLGSQI, from the coding sequence ATGCCTGAGCCTGCCCCCCTCCGGGAGACGCAGGACCAGTGGCAGCGGTCCTGGTCACGTCTGCTCGTCGCCAGTGCCGCCGGAATCACGGTGGCCCTCGTCCTCCCGGCCCCCTCGTCCGGGTTGGTGCGGATCGTCGCTGGCTGGGACGCCGGTGCGATCACCTTGCTGGCCTTGACCTGGCGGTTCATCCTGCGTTCGTCGCCTGCGCGCACCCGCTATGCTGCCGCTGCCGAAGACCCCGGGCGCGCGGCCGTGAACGGCGTTGTTCTCGGCTCCAGCCTCGTGAGTCTCGTCGCCTCGGCCATCGTGATCGAGCACGCCAAACGCCTGGAGCCGGGGGCGCCCATGCTGGCCATCGCCGTCGCCGTGATCGCCGTGCTGAGCGGCTGGTTCCTGACGCACACCACCTACACCCTGCGCTACGCGCATCTCTACTACAGCGATGGGGATGAGGAGGCGGGCCCGGACGGTGGTCTGGAGTTCCCCGGGTCGAAGGCACCCTCCGCCCTTGACTTCGCCTATTTTGCCTTCGTTATCGGCATGACCTTCCAGGTTTCGGACGTGGAGATCTCCAGCCCCGTGATCCGCAGGGTGGCGTTGTGGCAGGGCATGACCGCCTTCTGGTTCAACGTCGCGATCCTCGCGCTGACCCTGAACGTGCTTGGCAGCCAGATCTGA
- a CDS encoding cytochrome c-type biogenesis protein translates to MKRRLLPVFCGLLLSASLALTPEQEARTERLGRNLRCPICTGLPITESTNDLSAQMLREVREQVAAGRSDREIYDYFAARYGNLVLLDPPKEGSNLLLWGAPIVALAAGGAVLWRFLRCRRPAGAAAPYVTEEPFDPYLAEVQRQTRRDDPQAGDGT, encoded by the coding sequence GTGAAGCGCCGGCTGCTTCCCGTGTTCTGTGGCCTCCTGCTGTCGGCTTCCCTGGCCCTGACGCCCGAGCAGGAGGCCCGGACCGAGCGGCTGGGCCGCAACCTGCGCTGCCCGATCTGCACGGGCCTGCCCATCACGGAAAGCACCAATGACCTGAGTGCGCAGATGCTGCGGGAAGTGCGGGAGCAGGTGGCGGCGGGGCGCAGCGACCGCGAGATTTATGACTACTTCGCGGCGCGGTACGGGAACCTCGTGCTGCTCGACCCACCGAAGGAGGGCAGCAACCTCCTGCTGTGGGGGGCACCCATCGTGGCCCTGGCCGCGGGAGGTGCGGTGCTGTGGCGCTTTCTTCGGTGCAGGCGACCGGCGGGCGCGGCGGCCCCATACGTGACGGAGGAACCCTTCGACCCCTACCTCGCGGAAGTGCAGCGGCAGACGCGGCGGGACGATCCCCAGGCAGGGGACGGCACGTGA
- a CDS encoding TlpA family protein disulfide reductase has protein sequence MPVTKSSPQLRVVPPVPLWRRLLPPLLAAGVVTVLGAALLSPNRSATTGGPLVGKPAPDFALTSLDGARVSLSSLRGRPVVLNFWASWCVPCRQEAPLFRELSERQAGGTGLAVVGVLFQETKEQNAREFIREFALAYPSLRDPNSRTAINYGVGGIPETFFIDRQGVIQYVDRGGLTRERLNVGLRKIGVAGL, from the coding sequence ATGCCTGTGACGAAATCCTCTCCTCAACTTCGCGTGGTCCCGCCGGTCCCCCTGTGGCGGCGTCTCCTCCCACCTCTCCTGGCAGCCGGGGTCGTCACCGTGCTGGGGGCGGCGCTGCTGAGCCCCAATCGGAGCGCCACCACCGGTGGCCCGCTCGTGGGGAAACCAGCCCCTGACTTCGCCCTCACCAGCCTGGACGGGGCGAGGGTGAGCCTGTCGTCCCTCCGGGGCCGTCCGGTGGTGCTGAACTTCTGGGCGTCGTGGTGTGTCCCCTGCCGCCAGGAAGCGCCCCTCTTCCGTGAACTCAGCGAACGGCAGGCGGGAGGAACGGGCTTGGCAGTGGTCGGCGTCCTCTTTCAGGAGACGAAGGAGCAGAACGCCCGCGAGTTCATTCGCGAGTTTGCCCTCGCCTATCCCAGCCTCCGTGACCCCAACTCCAGAACGGCCATCAATTACGGTGTGGGCGGGATCCCCGAGACGTTCTTCATCGACCGCCAGGGGGTGATCCAGTACGTGGACCGCGGCGGGCTGACCCGCGAGCGGCTGAACGTGGGGCTGCGGAAGATCGGGGTGGCGGGCCTGTGA